The DNA sequence GGAGTTTTTCATAAATCACATTCGGATTTCTTATATGACTACCCTTATCATACACCTGTTTCATTATATCCATAATATAATCTTCAGTATTTTGTGTATTAAATGCAACCGCGTACAATCCatctttcaaaatatcaCCTTCAGGAGATATTTCAAATGTCGGTTCAAACCTTTGTGATGCTGTCACTAACCAATAAGCAAATGGtccattcaattcaatatcattaatgTAAAAATCACCTTCATATTTTTGTTCACgatttaaattttgatgAGCAGCAATTTGAAATCGTTTAATACCATGGGATCTTAATTCAGGAGTATCACTATCGGCAACTAAAGATGCATGGAACCCCCATGAAACAActattaaaaatttcaaatgtgAAGAAACTTGAGATCCTAATTCATTGGCAATTAAATAACGTGACCCTTGTGGGAAATCTATTTCATAAAGATTTAATGGCAGGATTTTTGTTGAGGAAAATAATCTAATAATTGCATCTAATGGATTGGTGATATTTAATGAAAGTGATAAACTATTTCCTGTTCCTCCTGGTATTGGGAAAATTGTTATTTCCCCAATTTCagatttatttaatgaGTTAATAAATTCGTTAATTGAAGTGTCTCCgctaataaataatatagtGGCTTCATGATCTTGTAAATTCTGTGCTAATTCAGAAATTGATGTTGCCGATTTAGTGGCATGATATTCGTGTTTGATAGAAAGTTGTTTAAATAAGGGATTAATAATATCTAAATATATATCTTTCCCAGGTGTTCTTCCAGTGcctgatttaattgaatctaTCACAATGACTTTTTTATCTATAAGATATGAGGGAAGAGTAGATAAATGAAGAGTTTTTCCGGTTGCTGAAGGATGGCCCAGTCGAAGAAAGTATTTCCCATCATTCTCACCAAATTCCAATGCTATATTCTTGGGTTGGTATGATAAGTTGTAGCTTGTCATTGAAGTAAAAGATATAGAGAAGTCTTTCgtaaccaaaaaaaacaaaaaaataagagaGGAAGAATAAACTTACTTTGttataaatgaattgaattgaatgtGGTGGAGagttagaaaaaaaaaaaaaaagaaagccACAATATAGATAAGCTGCTCGGATATAAGTATTTTCACGTGACTTTACTTATCTACAGTTCCATAGTTCCTTCCCCTACTAAAAACGatcaatgatgatgattaatTACATTACAGTATATTTATTGAGATCTAAACAACGATTTATGCTATATTGTTGTATTTCTCATGGATCTTAGAATATCCAATGTAAAATACTCTGGAATTTATTAACTGGCTTGTGACTAGATTGTTCCAATTGTTCATAATATTCATATTCGTGtctttctatttcttcCAATCCAGTTTTTAGATCAGCATCAATTGGTCTAATGaattttgttcttttgAAAAGTTTCCAAGCAATGAAAACTGCTAATGAAACAAACACCATGATATAGTTGTATAAGAATGTGTCAACCGACCATTTTCCAGGCATGAACACATCGTAACCTAAAATCCCGACAAGACAGCAATAcataaaacaaacaaagtAAATGGAATATGGTTGGAACCAAGCTCTGTAAGTAAACTCATGACGGTCAATGTTCTGAGCCTTACATGCATGGTAGAACCCAATATAAGTGATTGACATAAATGCATAATTCAAGATTTGAGCACCAGTACACAAGTTGACCATATAGTTTAAAACTTTACTACCAGAATCTCCTAATTGCatcaatgataataatgagaAACAAATGGAAAGACCAACACAAAAGATAGGAACCCCGTGACTAGAACATTTCTTAAATAATCTGGGGACAAAACCTTTCTTGGCCAAATTATACAAACAACGCGAAGAAGTATAGGTGTACAGGCACCCTGCTGAGAATGCTGATGTAAGAATAACAGCGTTGACAATGTGTGGCAATACCTTAATCCCCAAGTTCTGCATAGCCACAACATATGGTGAAGAAGCAGCATTGGATGTGTCTGAGGTTAATTCAAGGTATCTTGGATCATTATAGGCAACTAAAATGGAAACAGATAAGGCACCACCAATgtaaaacaaaaccaatCTATACAACACGGTTCTGAATGCAATAGGTAAGTTGTGACGAGGGTTGATACATTCACCAGCAGTCATACCAAGATATTCTGACCCCACACATGTGAAGGATGAACTCCATCTAAAGGAACCAAGGAATCCTTGGAATCTTCCTAATGACCCAGTGGTATATAACGTGGCTATGGGGCCACCAGCCGCATGCCAGTTACGGAAACCAAAGGCGTCGTGTTTAGGGTTACCGCCGCACATTGTGATCAAAgtgaaaaacaacaatccAACACAAAGTATTAATTTAGCCAATGAAAACCAGAATTCACATTCACCAAATATACGTACAGCATACAAGTTGATAGCAGCATAGATGGCAATTTGGATACAAAAAGTGATTGCTGGAGAATAATCTTCACGCCAAAAATGAATCATACCGTTGACAGCTGTGATTTCGAATGGGATATATAAACTTTGCATCACCCAGAAATTGACAGATGCGGCTGCTTCGAATGCAGGATCAATAACACGGCCGGCCATGTTCAAAAACGGGGAGTCAACCGGCATATAAGAAACCATCTCCCCAACAGCCGAAGTAAGTAATAATGTGAGCAAAGTGGAAAGACAATACGAAAGAAGAAGACCTAAAGGTCCCCCTACTGTCAACCCAGTGGTACCAATAGTGACAAAAAGACCAGTACCAATACTACCACCAATAGCGATTAACTGCAAATGTCTATTGTAAAGTTTTCTTTGGGTATGACCAACATCAACCGAGGAGTTATCTTGGGATAAGGATGATTCAGACGTTACCGAGGTCTGGCGATCTACCTTAGTGTCGAATAACTCCTCTTCTTGGATTTTACTTCTTTCAGCTTCAGCCTCAGCTTCCTTGGTTTTCTCGTTGTTCCAAATCTTGTTCTGTAATGTTGACTTAAACATATTGGGAAAAATGCatgaatcaaaataaaaaaaaacaaaacaaatagaaagtgaaaagaaaatatttaaaaattctcTTGAATCCTTTTCTTTAAACTAAATGATTGATATCTGGAATAGTCCTAAGACTCCccatatatataaattagaaaaccaaaaaaaaaaaaaaaaaaaaattttaacaaTCGAATGAAGCACTAAATTAGCGAAGGTACATTCCATGTTTTCTAACAGCCAAGTaagaaatgaataaaaaagaaatctttTTTGATGCAAAGTAATTGATTGTTAAAATAGATTTTTTGACtaaataaagaaatctAGCTTCTTCAcagtaatagtaataatgataGTAGTATTCTTGTTACAAATAAGACGTGGCaaatgaacaaaaaatattaatgaaaatgacaCAAACAGCCATCAATTTATGTATGACgtaataaaatatataagAAAAGGTCGTATCATTTATTGTTATGATTGCTGTACTGTTTtactttttgtttgtttgtgtgaccaaaaaaatatgcaatagacaataatatatataataatgaatactaaaagaaaaagctaTGAACCCAGTTTCTTTGATAATATGCAAGTATTCATTTATagaattgttttttgtttgcaGTCTAATATATTTTGCAACAAAATGGAGTGGAAGGTCAAAGTGGAGGggaagagaaagaaaaaaaaaaaaaatttacctTAGATTTGAGAAACATCACACGACcctaaaaagaaagaaagaaaaaaaaaagaattttgtGTGACAAAACGATGcatattaattaatacaagaaaaaaaaaaaaaaaaaaaaaaaaagagacaACTTTTCTTGAGGCTATTGACCATGGTACACTACCTTctgataatttttctttgtaaGACAATGTGATCGTGGCGTGCGTTAAAATgcccccttttttttttcgtaACCTAACAAATTTCCGTCATTACCCAAATTTTACACTTGCATATTGCTTGGAATGTAGGGAATATGAGGATGATGAGTGCTCCAATAGcagttgattattttttaaagGGGACTGAAAACGCCATGACAACGTATtcccaacaacaacagctgATATTTGTAAAAgcttatttgaaaataggGGAAGAAGCAGAAGTAGAAGatgacgaagaagaagaactcaaacaattttttttttttttgccaacAAATTCTTGCTGAAATtatgcaaaaaaaagagaaaacgAATCAACTACTATCGAATAGTCAACAAATTCTGAAATGATTTGAGTAGATATAATGTAGATAGTAACAATATAGTTTACAGAATCCAACACTAATAAATTGATGAGCATCTTATGTGGGGTTAAGTGATTTACGTAGATTGTTTCCCAAATATAGAGATTCCTGCCCTTtgctatttctttttttatctCTCCAAAAGAAACACTAAAATATATAGACCTAAATTTAACTAAAATCCATCgaatttcatcaattatgtTTGTCGAAAAAATTTAATCTATTGCTATCTTTACGAGCTAATTAAAAGTGTTGGATTTGctaacaacaaccaaacGTTTGTCGTCAATAGACCAACCaaacatacatacatacatatacTTGGTTGAAGATTCTCTCACAAGTCTAAAAACCAAGATTTACAGATAGTAGcatttctctttttttatataaatatctAAAATTTAAAGATGGGATCTGGTATTGATCAGCTTCTATTGACTTAATGGAAGCGATAATGTATGGAATCCAAGAGGGTCTTTTTCTCTCGAATACCAGAATTATAATATAGAAACCGCCAGAGAAGGAAGCTCCGGAGATATCCGACATTCTATCACATAGTGTTTAGTTGCAgacaataaaaaatataataaattgtttcaattattatttctgaACCCCCCTGTTGCCTATACAATGTGTTTTACAAATAAGggatttattgaattgacaacacttaataaaaattgaacTTTATTTGTATATGGTTGTCAATATCCATTAATTAgtaaattataaatcatACATCGATTGTTAAATGgtttaaattcattatcagGGTTGAAAAGTATATAAAAGCCAGAAAATTATTTACCAACAAGTCAGCTGATTAGCTCAGTTGGAATTCTCTTGTAGTTTAACGGTCAGAATACGCGCTTGTCACGCGCGTGATCGGGGTTCGATTCCCCGCAAGAGAgtaatttttgatttttttttttgttcattaaatttttttgcaataatTTGCCCtctaaaatcaaattgtaaAACTAATACTacaaacaaatacaaacaaCCGCTGTCAAACCTAATCTTCATCTCTACAACTAGTGATTCTTCTAAAATAATGTGTATGTTCGTATTTCCCCAAATTATCAGGCCAAAAAGTCGATGGTCGTATTCCTAAACTTCTTTTCCATAATAATCCGGAATATTCCATACCTCGTCTATCTATATCACATTCTTCATGAGgtaattgttttttatcaataaaatattcGTATCCTGCATGAGTAAACATTGGTGGTAATAAAGGTATTATATCATGTCTATGAACTACTCTAATAAACCCTCGagaaaaatcattatcCATGGTAATACAATTACTAACATCTTCTGTATCAAATAATCTATCGGTGAAATCAGCAAATTCTTGATTCCCCACTTTTGGTCCACCATAAGTGACTACTAATGGATCATAAcctaataattgaaattcaatCCCACTTAAAATGGTAAAAGCTGCACCTAATGAATGaccaataattaaaaattgataatcaggataaatttttttcaatttaattcCAAGACTTATAATTGCCCCGGAAttatcttttaaaaaattataaaatccTCGATGAACTTTACAATTAATACATTCTTGTTGAATAAATACTTCAcattcattaaaattatcatcatgaACAATTGGTTTATATTTCGTGGggataaaatcaatatcagtGGCCCAATCACGTCTTGATACTGATCCTCTAAATACTAATATTATTGTCTTTCGTTTATTATCCAAGGCATAATATCCAGTACCAACTTCATTAAGTCTActgaaatcaaatattttcaCAATTTCAACATCTTTAAGAATATCATTTTTACAGGCTGCTAAATGACAACCAGAACCTTTATCTCCTAAACGTCCTTTAGATAATCCTCTACCAACACAATAGGCAACTGCAGccaaattggaaaattgtACTAACTTCTTGTAATCTTGGGCAACAGGTTCATTATCAACCTTATATTCTTGAGCAAATGATAGACAATATAATACAATGATGATCAATATAAACATCAATAGTAAATAATAGCCAGatgaaaacaaacaaacaaacaaacaaccaaccaaaacaaaaaaaaacaaaaaaaacaaaaaaaaaaacggaAGGTTTCCCTTTATTCTGCTGAAGGAAAAAATAATGGGTATTTTTAATAGTAGTTTGGAACTTCTTTGCTTTAAAGTAAGGAAAAAGTATTTTCAATCTTATATTAacttttgaattcaatCCTTATATAAAATGATTTCTCTGTTATGCACATCTCAGTTCTTGATGTAAATTATTACATTTCACACTACAATAATAAAGTCCACAAGATGAACATCTCagataatttga is a window from the Candida dubliniensis CD36 chromosome 4, complete sequence genome containing:
- a CDS encoding lipase, putative; its protein translation is MFILIIIVLYCLSFAQEYKVDNEPVAQDYKKLVQFSNLAAVAYCVGRGLSKGRLGDKGSGCHLAACKNDILKDVEIVKIFDFSRLNEVGTGYYALDNKRKTIILVFRGSVSRRDWATDIDFIPTKYKPIVHDDNFNECEVFIQQECINCKVHRGFYNFLKDNSGAIISLGIKLKKIYPDYQFLIIGHSLGAAFTILSGIEFQLLGYDPLVVTYGGPKVGNQEFADFTDRLFDTEDVSNCITMDNDFSRGFIRVVHRHDIIPLLPPMFTHAGYEYFIDKKQLPHEECDIDRRGMEYSGLLWKRSLGIRPSTFWPDNLGKYEHTHYFRRITSCRDED
- a CDS encoding general amino acid permease, putative (Similar to S. cerevisiae AGP2); translated protein: MFKSTLQNKIWNNEKTKEAEAEAERSKIQEEELFDTKVDRQTSVTSESSLSQDNSSVDVGHTQRKLYNRHLQLIAIGGSIGTGLFVTIGTTGLTVGGPLGLLLSYCLSTLLTLLLTSAVGEMVSYMPVDSPFLNMAGRVIDPAFEAAASVNFWVMQSLYIPFEITAVNGMIHFWREDYSPAITFCIQIAIYAAINLYAVRIFGECEFWFSLAKLILCVGLLFFTLITMCGGNPKHDAFGFRNWHAAGGPIATLYTTGSLGRFQGFLGSFRWSSSFTCVGSEYLGMTAGECINPRHNLPIAFRTVLYRLVLFYIGGALSVSILVAYNDPRYLELTSDTSNAASSPYVVAMQNLGIKVLPHIVNAVILTSAFSAGCSYTYTSSRCLYNLAKKGFVPRLFKKCSSHGVPIFCVGLSICFSLLSLMQLGDSGSKVLNYMVNLCTGAQILNYAFMSITYIGFYHACKAQNIDRHEFTYRAWFQPYSIYFVCFMYCCLVGILGYDVFMPGKWSVDTFLYNYIMVFVSLAVFIAWKLFKRTKFIRPIDADLKTGLEEIERHEYEYYEQLEQSSHKPVNKFQSILHWIF
- a CDS encoding uncharacterized protein (conserved hypothetical protein;~possibly fungus-specific); this translates as MTSYNLSYQPKNIALEFGENDGKYFLRSGHPSATGKTLHLSTLPSYLIDKKVIVIDSIKSGTGRTPGKDIYLDIINPLFKQLSIKHEYHATKSATSISELAQNLQDHEATILFISGDTSINEFINSLNKSEIGEITIFPIPGGTGNSLSLSLNITNPLDAIIRLFSSTKISPLNLYEIDFPQGSRYLIANELGSQVSSHLKFLIVVSWGFHASLVADSDTPELRSHGIKRFQIAAHQNLNREQKYEGDFYINDIELNGPFAYWLVTASQRFEPTFEISPEGDILKDGLYAVAFNTQNTEDYIMDIMKQVYDKGSHIRNPNVIYEKLQKNDKILLKTKNSKPLLQRRFCVDGSIVALPETESHEIYIHVRDNSQHSWKLYIIH